The following proteins are encoded in a genomic region of Natrinema sp. DC36:
- the gcvPB gene encoding aminomethyl-transferring glycine dehydrogenase subunit GcvPB, translating to MSDDGFEDRDAAQSRYDQARYIENGEYEPLLSEKDQTRVEIGDSTGGDTGGDSDGRDARRDADGSPLPDDLTRDSLELPELSEPELARHYTRLSQMIYGIDSGPYPLGSCTMKYNPKFTEDVAALPSAAVHPDRSEESVQGTLELLYRLQDYLGRIGGMDAVTLQPPAGAAGEFVGIRVAAAYHEHTDEGHRDEVIIPESAHGTNFASAALGGYDVVSLPSDDEGRVDLEALEAALSEHTAALMLTNPNTLGLFERDITEIAAMVHDVGGLLYYDGANLNALLGRARPGDMGFDVMHYNVHKTFATPHGGGGPGAGPVGVVDDLAPFLPAPRVRERSEVSKGGDPVYERFDPEHTIGKVHGFDGNWLVLLKAFAYIARLGDEGLADASASAVLNANYLAELIEYDIPYGPFHHEFVASAGEQDAADVAKRMLDYGVHPPTTKWPEIVPEALMTEPTEIESKDTLDRLAAAFNAVAGEDDATLEAAPERTTARRIDQTSAARNPRLSWQALSDDS from the coding sequence ATGAGTGACGACGGATTCGAGGACCGCGACGCCGCACAGTCGCGCTACGACCAAGCCCGATACATCGAGAACGGTGAGTACGAACCGCTGCTCTCCGAAAAGGATCAGACGCGGGTCGAGATCGGCGATAGTACTGGTGGTGACACCGGCGGCGATAGTGACGGTCGCGATGCCCGACGCGATGCCGACGGATCGCCGCTCCCCGACGACCTGACGCGGGACTCGCTCGAGCTGCCCGAACTCTCCGAACCCGAATTAGCGCGTCACTACACGCGACTTTCGCAGATGATCTACGGGATCGACAGCGGGCCCTACCCGCTGGGGTCGTGCACGATGAAGTACAACCCGAAGTTCACCGAGGACGTGGCCGCGCTTCCGTCGGCCGCCGTTCACCCGGATCGGTCCGAGGAGTCCGTCCAGGGGACGCTCGAACTCCTCTACCGGTTGCAAGACTATCTGGGACGGATCGGCGGGATGGACGCGGTGACGCTCCAGCCGCCCGCCGGCGCGGCCGGCGAGTTCGTCGGGATCCGCGTCGCCGCGGCGTACCACGAACACACCGACGAGGGCCATCGGGACGAGGTCATCATCCCGGAGAGCGCCCACGGGACCAACTTCGCCAGCGCCGCGCTCGGTGGCTACGACGTCGTCTCCCTGCCCAGCGACGACGAGGGACGAGTCGACCTCGAGGCGCTCGAGGCCGCCCTCTCCGAGCACACCGCGGCGCTCATGCTGACCAACCCGAACACGCTCGGGCTGTTCGAGCGCGACATCACCGAAATCGCGGCGATGGTTCACGACGTCGGCGGCCTGCTCTACTACGACGGGGCGAACCTGAACGCCCTGCTCGGCCGCGCTCGGCCGGGCGACATGGGCTTCGACGTGATGCACTACAACGTTCACAAGACGTTCGCGACGCCCCACGGCGGCGGGGGGCCGGGTGCCGGTCCGGTCGGCGTCGTCGACGACCTCGCTCCGTTCCTGCCCGCACCGCGCGTCCGCGAGCGTAGCGAGGTCTCGAAAGGGGGCGATCCGGTCTACGAGCGGTTCGATCCCGAACACACGATCGGCAAGGTCCACGGGTTCGACGGCAACTGGCTCGTGCTCCTCAAGGCGTTCGCCTACATCGCCCGCCTCGGCGACGAGGGACTCGCGGACGCGAGCGCCTCCGCGGTGCTCAACGCGAACTATCTCGCAGAGCTGATCGAGTACGACATCCCCTACGGCCCGTTCCACCACGAGTTCGTCGCCAGCGCCGGCGAACAGGACGCCGCTGACGTCGCGAAACGGATGCTCGACTACGGCGTCCATCCACCGACGACCAAGTGGCCCGAGATCGTCCCCGAGGCCCTGATGACCGAACCGACCGAAATCGAGAGCAAGGACACTCTCGATCGACTCGCCGCCGCGTTCAACGCGGTCGCCGGCGAGGACGATGCGACGCTCGAGGCCGCGCCGGAACGCACTACTGCCCGTCGAATCGACCAGACGAGCGCCGCGCGGAACCCGCGACTGTCGTGGCAGGCGCTTTCGGACGACTCGTAA
- a CDS encoding cob(I)yrinic acid a,c-diamide adenosyltransferase, translating to MSIYTGRGDDGQTDLRDMTRVSKSSARIEAYGTVDELNALLGTIRPTDHDDIDDRLAAIQNHLHVVQADFANPDPDEDDPAIRPDHVETVEDWIDEYDDELEPLTSFILPTGSERGAALHHARTVCRRAERRAVALAGEEQINEDAVQYLNRLSDGLFTFARVVNARDGEPEDTPDY from the coding sequence ATGTCGATCTACACCGGTCGCGGCGACGACGGGCAGACGGACCTTCGGGACATGACCCGCGTCTCGAAGTCCAGCGCCCGTATCGAGGCCTACGGGACCGTCGACGAACTCAACGCCTTGCTCGGGACGATCCGACCGACCGACCACGACGATATCGACGATCGGCTGGCGGCGATCCAGAACCACCTCCACGTCGTCCAGGCGGACTTCGCGAATCCCGATCCGGACGAGGACGATCCCGCGATCCGTCCCGATCACGTCGAGACCGTCGAGGACTGGATCGACGAGTACGACGACGAACTCGAGCCCTTGACCTCGTTCATCCTCCCGACCGGCAGCGAACGCGGGGCGGCGCTTCACCACGCTCGCACGGTCTGTCGACGAGCGGAGCGGCGGGCGGTCGCGCTCGCGGGCGAGGAGCAGATCAACGAGGACGCGGTCCAGTACCTCAACCGGCTCTCGGACGGGCTGTTCACGTTCGCTCGCGTGGTCAACGCTCGCGACGGCGAACCGGAGGATACGCCGGACTACTAG
- a CDS encoding metal-dependent hydrolase: MMLPTHALIGLALALPLAAIAPEFAGVALTAGLLGGILPDLDMYVGHRKTLHYPVYYSVLAVAVAPFAVLVPTTVTIAATFLLLGAAVHSVMDIFGGGLELRPWEATSSRAVYDHRRGRWLAPRRWIRYDGAPEDLLLSLAIAVPLLIALDGVLRLVVGAALVIAVVYTAVRRLLPTIAEVLVAGYLVRTLSDRLLAVLPARYGPERGK, encoded by the coding sequence ATGATGCTGCCAACGCACGCGCTCATCGGGCTGGCCCTCGCCCTCCCGCTTGCCGCTATCGCCCCCGAATTCGCCGGCGTCGCGCTCACTGCCGGCCTGCTCGGTGGTATTCTTCCCGATCTGGATATGTACGTCGGTCATCGAAAGACGCTGCACTATCCCGTCTATTATTCGGTGCTCGCCGTTGCGGTGGCTCCGTTCGCGGTGCTCGTCCCGACGACGGTGACGATTGCTGCGACGTTCCTGTTGCTCGGTGCGGCCGTCCACAGCGTCATGGATATCTTCGGCGGCGGGTTGGAACTGCGGCCGTGGGAGGCGACCTCGAGCCGCGCCGTCTACGACCATCGTCGAGGGCGGTGGCTCGCGCCGCGTCGCTGGATCCGCTACGACGGCGCGCCAGAGGACTTGCTGCTCTCGCTCGCCATCGCCGTCCCGCTCCTGATCGCTCTCGACGGCGTCCTCCGATTAGTCGTGGGAGCCGCGCTGGTCATCGCGGTCGTTTATACGGCCGTTCGACGGCTGCTCCCGACCATCGCGGAAGTCCTCGTCGCGGGATACCTGGTCCGGACGCTCTCGGATCGCCTCCTGGCAGTGCTCCCCGCTCGGTACGGACCCGAACGCGGGAAGTGA
- a CDS encoding SRPBCC family protein: MSDHVTEPIPGDSDGETTESERARGDHSIGRGERLAATAFGGALVVAGLRRRSLVGGAMALGGGWLVARGLSGASRPLRTLGSVATEELDGPTLGGAVGPMTVDRTITVGVPADELTAYWRDPEQLTRIMGPVAEVTEAGEDRHHWEVHPPRGPSLTWETEIVDDRPGELLRWESLEGATIPADGEVRFRPAPGDRGTQVTLQLQFDPPGGKLGAAVVQRLGIVPKTIAQTALRRFKSLAETGEIPTLEANPSARGSGDLV, encoded by the coding sequence ATGAGCGATCACGTAACGGAGCCGATCCCTGGCGACTCGGACGGTGAGACGACCGAATCGGAACGCGCTCGTGGCGACCACTCCATCGGTCGTGGCGAACGACTGGCCGCCACGGCTTTCGGCGGCGCACTGGTTGTCGCCGGACTCAGGCGACGGTCGCTCGTCGGCGGAGCGATGGCACTGGGCGGCGGCTGGCTCGTCGCTCGAGGACTGAGCGGTGCGAGCCGCCCCCTCAGGACGCTCGGTTCAGTAGCGACCGAAGAGCTCGATGGACCGACCCTCGGCGGTGCTGTGGGACCGATGACGGTCGATCGGACGATCACGGTCGGCGTCCCTGCGGACGAACTCACAGCGTACTGGCGCGATCCGGAGCAGTTGACGCGAATCATGGGTCCCGTCGCCGAGGTGACGGAGGCCGGCGAAGACCGCCATCACTGGGAAGTACACCCGCCACGGGGACCGTCCCTGACCTGGGAGACGGAAATCGTGGACGACCGGCCCGGAGAACTCCTGCGGTGGGAGTCGCTCGAGGGAGCGACGATTCCGGCCGACGGCGAAGTTCGCTTTCGGCCGGCCCCGGGGGATCGAGGGACCCAAGTGACGCTTCAGTTGCAGTTCGATCCGCCCGGCGGCAAACTGGGAGCCGCAGTGGTGCAGCGACTGGGAATCGTCCCGAAGACGATCGCCCAAACGGCGCTACGCCGATTCAAGAGTCTCGCCGAAACGGGAGAAATACCGACGCTCGAGGCCAATCCGTCCGCACGCGGAAGCGGCGATCTCGTGTGA
- a CDS encoding archaea-specific SMC-related protein, translated as MSSPESVTSSITVLAENIGGIDSSEVTLQPGVNVLTGRNATNRTSFLQTIMAALGSRRSSLKGDADAGRAELEFDGEQYERYLERRNGEVVFDGDPYLDDPELADLFAFLLESNEARRAVRRGDELRELIMRPIDTDEIEAEISTLEAEKRDLDDRLERLEQLDSELPGLESKKRELEDEIETTTEEIADLEDELEAFDLDVEASRDRKAEIESAFADLQTARTELESIEYDLETERESYAELERERDELEAELEAFDDDHESADRLEGRIQELRARKRSLDTTVSELQSVIRFNEERLADDGFELDLEDHVESADEDDGDITEQLLADDDVVCWTCGSQVGRNRIESTLERLRSLRQEQLEERSELQAQIDELSSRRKEIRERTQRRGKIETRLSAIDDELERREQRIEELDTEVEQQQARIDELESEAEAFENAEYGDVIDTHRELNRLELELEGLEDDQDDVQARIEEIEDKIEERSELEDRREGVEAELTDLRTRVDRIEENAVDAFNEHMESILSILEYRNIDRIWIDRREKTVREGRQKVTRTAFDLHIVRSTDDGATYEDTVDHLSESEREVTGLVFALAGYLVHDVYEIVPFMLLDSLEAIDSTRIADLIEYFEEHVDCLVVALLREDAEALSDEYAYVREI; from the coding sequence GTGTCATCTCCAGAGTCAGTCACCTCGTCGATTACCGTTCTCGCGGAGAATATCGGCGGTATCGATAGTAGCGAGGTAACGCTTCAACCCGGCGTCAACGTCCTGACTGGACGGAACGCGACGAACCGAACGTCGTTTCTCCAGACGATCATGGCCGCGCTGGGCAGTCGGCGCTCCTCGCTGAAAGGCGATGCGGACGCCGGTCGCGCCGAATTGGAATTCGACGGTGAACAATACGAGCGATACCTCGAGCGACGCAACGGCGAAGTGGTCTTCGACGGTGATCCCTATCTCGACGATCCGGAACTCGCGGACCTCTTTGCCTTCCTGCTCGAATCCAACGAAGCACGCCGGGCAGTGAGACGCGGCGACGAGCTTCGCGAACTCATCATGCGTCCGATCGATACGGACGAGATCGAAGCCGAAATTTCCACCCTCGAGGCCGAAAAACGCGACCTCGACGATCGCCTCGAGCGGCTCGAACAACTCGATTCCGAACTCCCGGGGCTCGAGTCGAAGAAACGGGAACTCGAGGACGAGATCGAAACGACAACTGAGGAAATCGCCGATCTCGAGGACGAACTCGAGGCGTTCGATCTCGACGTCGAGGCGAGCCGCGACCGGAAAGCGGAGATCGAATCGGCGTTCGCCGACCTCCAGACGGCGCGGACCGAACTCGAGTCCATCGAGTACGATCTCGAGACCGAACGGGAGAGCTACGCCGAACTCGAGCGGGAACGCGACGAGCTGGAGGCGGAACTCGAGGCCTTTGACGACGATCACGAGTCGGCGGATCGGCTCGAAGGGCGGATTCAGGAGCTTCGCGCCCGAAAGCGGTCGCTCGATACGACCGTTAGCGAACTGCAGAGCGTGATCCGATTCAACGAGGAACGGCTCGCAGACGACGGGTTCGAGCTGGATCTCGAGGACCACGTCGAATCGGCGGACGAAGACGACGGCGACATTACCGAACAACTCCTTGCGGACGACGACGTCGTCTGCTGGACGTGTGGCTCGCAGGTCGGCCGCAACCGGATCGAATCGACGCTCGAGCGATTGCGATCGCTCCGCCAGGAACAGCTCGAGGAACGAAGCGAGTTGCAAGCACAGATCGACGAACTCTCCTCGCGTCGGAAGGAGATTCGCGAGCGAACACAGCGACGAGGGAAAATCGAAACGCGGCTGTCGGCGATCGACGACGAACTCGAGCGCCGCGAACAGCGCATCGAGGAACTCGACACCGAAGTCGAACAGCAACAGGCACGTATCGACGAGCTCGAATCAGAGGCCGAAGCGTTCGAAAACGCGGAGTACGGCGACGTTATCGACACCCACCGCGAACTGAACCGTCTCGAGCTCGAACTCGAGGGACTCGAGGACGACCAAGACGACGTCCAGGCCCGAATCGAGGAGATCGAGGACAAAATCGAGGAGCGAAGCGAACTCGAGGACCGCCGCGAGGGCGTCGAAGCAGAGTTGACCGACCTCAGGACGCGCGTCGACCGGATCGAAGAAAACGCCGTCGACGCGTTCAACGAGCACATGGAGTCGATCCTGTCGATCCTCGAATACCGAAACATCGACCGCATCTGGATCGATCGTCGTGAGAAGACGGTCCGGGAGGGGCGGCAGAAGGTCACGCGGACCGCGTTCGACCTGCACATCGTTCGGTCGACCGACGACGGAGCGACGTACGAGGATACCGTCGATCACCTCTCGGAGAGCGAACGCGAAGTCACCGGACTGGTCTTCGCACTCGCAGGCTATCTGGTTCACGACGTCTACGAAATCGTTCCGTTCATGCTCCTGGATTCACTCGAGGCGATCGACTCGACCCGAATCGCCGATCTCATCGAGTACTTCGAGGAGCACGTCGACTGTCTCGTCGTCGCTCTGCTCCGCGAGGACGCCGAAGCGCTCTCGGACGAGTACGCCTACGTTCGGGAGATCTAA
- the rdfA gene encoding rod-determining factor RdfA produces MTDDSSGGRRTKIERVIDQYDLESWGDRLETEWIGDGTDRTSLRDLATEFNKAVLRAALRDAGGSVLDSDIETLYRTLTDDDVSRSDAVRKRRELERSGVDIDAVRSDFVTHQTIYTYLTNVRDASLPDEDTEDRLERKKETVQRLAGRTQVVTESTLEELRNAEEITDREYDVFVDVRTICGNCGTDYSVAELLDQGGCDCESGEMS; encoded by the coding sequence ATGACAGACGACTCGAGCGGTGGGCGTCGGACCAAAATCGAGCGGGTGATAGACCAGTACGACCTCGAGTCGTGGGGGGATCGCCTCGAGACCGAGTGGATCGGCGACGGAACGGACCGAACGAGTCTCCGCGACCTCGCGACGGAGTTCAACAAGGCCGTCCTCCGAGCGGCCCTCCGCGATGCGGGCGGATCGGTACTCGATTCCGATATCGAAACGCTCTATCGAACGTTAACGGACGATGACGTGTCGCGCTCGGACGCGGTTAGAAAGCGTCGCGAACTGGAACGATCAGGGGTCGACATCGACGCCGTCCGCTCCGATTTCGTCACTCATCAGACGATCTATACGTATCTCACGAACGTTCGCGACGCGTCCCTTCCCGACGAGGACACCGAGGACCGACTCGAACGAAAGAAAGAGACCGTTCAGCGACTCGCCGGCCGAACGCAAGTCGTCACGGAATCCACGCTCGAGGAACTGAGAAACGCCGAGGAAATTACGGACCGGGAGTACGACGTCTTCGTCGATGTCCGGACCATTTGCGGGAACTGCGGAACCGACTATTCCGTCGCCGAGTTGCTCGATCAGGGCGGCTGCGACTGTGAGAGCGGGGAGATGTCATAA